A DNA window from Rossellomorea marisflavi contains the following coding sequences:
- the jag gene encoding RNA-binding cell elongation regulator Jag/EloR, which yields MREVNVTGPTVEEAIESALSQLNITKDRAEITVIDPGKKAFFGLFGGKPAVVAVKETIDPVEEAKNFLLAVAKEMGVEASIEEKRSGREVEFNISGEKMALLIGKRGQTLNALQHLAQLVANRSSDQFVTILLDAENYRARRRETLSNLAKRLADKALRINRPVSLEAMPSYERKVIHAALVNQTDVETHSEGREPNRYIVISPK from the coding sequence GTGAGAGAAGTGAATGTGACAGGTCCAACGGTGGAAGAAGCCATTGAATCAGCCTTGTCTCAATTGAACATCACAAAGGACCGTGCCGAAATCACGGTCATCGATCCAGGGAAGAAAGCCTTTTTCGGCCTTTTCGGAGGAAAACCTGCCGTCGTGGCAGTGAAGGAAACGATCGATCCCGTGGAAGAAGCGAAGAACTTCCTGTTGGCAGTCGCCAAAGAAATGGGCGTGGAAGCGTCGATTGAAGAGAAACGCAGCGGAAGAGAAGTGGAATTCAATATCTCTGGTGAGAAAATGGCTCTCCTGATCGGGAAAAGGGGGCAGACACTGAACGCCCTTCAGCATCTTGCCCAGCTAGTGGCGAATCGTTCTTCTGATCAATTCGTCACGATCCTCCTCGATGCGGAGAATTACAGGGCCCGCCGCAGGGAAACGTTATCGAATCTAGCGAAGCGCCTTGCCGACAAGGCCCTCCGCATCAATCGTCCCGTTTCCCTCGAGGCCATGCCATCCTACGAACGGAAGGTCATCCACGCGGCCCTTGTGAACCAAACCGATGTGGAGACCCACTCGGAAGGCCGTGAACCGAATCGATATATTGTGATTTCACCGAAATAA
- the spoIIIJ gene encoding YidC family membrane integrase SpoIIIJ, which translates to MKKRIIALMSIVGLMAILSGCTEYNKPINSDSTGFWNEYIVYPLSQLITFFGEKLDGFGSYGLAIIIVTLIIRLAILPLMIKQTKNSKAMQALQPEMKKLREKYSSKDAQTQQKLQQETMALFQTHGVNPLAGCFPLIIQMPILIGFYHAISRTAAIKEHNFLWFDLGSPDPFYALPLIAGLTTFIQQKLMMAGTADQNPQMAMMLYIMPVMIIIFAINFPAALSLYWVVGNLFMIAQTYFIKGPDIKEVKAAKATAQSGGKKK; encoded by the coding sequence GTGAAAAAGAGAATAATAGCCCTGATGTCAATTGTTGGGCTAATGGCTATTCTATCTGGTTGTACAGAATATAATAAGCCGATCAACTCAGATAGTACCGGTTTTTGGAACGAGTACATTGTTTATCCTTTGTCACAATTAATTACATTCTTCGGAGAGAAATTGGACGGGTTCGGATCTTACGGTCTGGCCATTATCATCGTCACATTGATCATCCGTTTAGCGATTCTACCATTAATGATCAAGCAAACGAAAAATTCTAAAGCGATGCAGGCATTGCAGCCGGAAATGAAAAAGCTGCGTGAGAAATACAGCTCCAAAGATGCACAAACACAGCAAAAACTACAGCAGGAAACAATGGCGTTATTCCAGACACATGGCGTCAATCCACTAGCAGGATGTTTCCCGTTGATCATCCAGATGCCGATCCTGATCGGTTTCTATCACGCAATCAGTCGTACAGCGGCCATCAAGGAACACAATTTCCTATGGTTCGACCTTGGAAGCCCGGATCCATTCTATGCGCTTCCGTTGATTGCCGGTTTGACGACCTTCATCCAGCAGAAGCTGATGATGGCAGGAACAGCAGACCAAAACCCGCAAATGGCCATGATGCTTTACATCATGCCGGTCATGATCATCATTTTCGCCATCAACTTCCCTGCCGCCCTTTCCTTATACTGGGTTGTAGGTAACCTATTCATGATTGCTCAAACGTATTTCATCAAAGGTCCTGATATTAAAGAAGTCAAAGCGGCCAAGGCCACTGCACAATCAGGGGGCAAGAAGAAGTGA